The following are encoded together in the Streptomyces sp. NBC_00341 genome:
- a CDS encoding serine hydrolase, which translates to MTEDTAGGGISRRRLGGGMLALGGALALAPIPFAERASATEPEAGVSDMRAGTAAGSASGQHRPTLRRGSAARAGLLQEPLDQLVTEAERYLGDSPEHPWYAGAVLLAGRGGTVALHRPIGKAVRYAAYDEKTDTGVEFPPEQQIAMAEDTVFDLASVSKLFTSILAVQQIERGTLELEATVASYLPDFAGGGKQDITIRQLLTHTSGFRAWIPLYSAPTRQGKLALIWNEVPASPPGTVYLYSDLNLISLQLVLEKITGRTEDVLLREQITAPLGMHRTRYNPPASWRPNIAATEDERPPWSGLDRGLVWGEVHDENAYSLDGVAGHAGVFSCAWDLAVLARTLLNGGVYGRARILSAHSVDLLFTDFNTAFPGDAHGLGFELYQHWYMGAMATPRTAGHTGFTGTSLVLDPTTDSFLIVLGNSVHPVRDWRSGSAPRVATANQMARAVAVPPARGRTAWFSGLASASSATLALPPLALASSRARLSCALWWDTEPDSDFLFLEGSSDAGTSWRPVPFSTVPAPQDRRPRPEPHPAGSVSGWSGRVWHRLDADLSAWHGTELRLRWRYATDQLYVGRGVYVDAIRVEDGGRTVFDEGRAGDAHRIEANGWAPSAN; encoded by the coding sequence ATGACCGAGGACACGGCGGGCGGAGGCATCAGCCGGCGGAGGCTGGGCGGTGGGATGCTGGCCCTGGGCGGAGCACTCGCCCTGGCGCCGATTCCGTTCGCGGAGCGGGCGTCTGCCACGGAGCCGGAGGCGGGGGTGTCGGACATGCGCGCGGGAACCGCGGCCGGATCAGCGTCCGGGCAGCACCGGCCGACGCTGCGTCGCGGCTCGGCCGCACGGGCCGGGCTGCTCCAGGAGCCGCTGGACCAGCTCGTCACGGAGGCCGAGAGATATCTCGGCGACTCCCCCGAGCACCCCTGGTACGCGGGCGCGGTGCTGCTCGCCGGGCGGGGCGGGACGGTCGCGCTGCACCGGCCGATCGGCAAGGCGGTGCGCTATGCGGCGTACGACGAGAAGACGGACACCGGGGTGGAGTTCCCGCCGGAGCAGCAGATCGCCATGGCCGAGGACACGGTCTTCGACCTGGCGTCGGTCTCGAAGCTGTTCACCTCGATCCTGGCCGTGCAGCAGATCGAACGGGGCACGCTGGAGCTGGAGGCGACGGTCGCCTCGTACCTCCCCGACTTCGCCGGCGGCGGCAAGCAGGACATCACGATCCGTCAGCTCCTCACCCACACCTCGGGCTTCCGCGCCTGGATCCCGCTCTACTCGGCGCCGACCCGGCAGGGGAAGCTGGCGCTGATCTGGAACGAGGTGCCGGCCAGCCCGCCGGGCACGGTGTACCTCTACTCCGACCTCAATCTGATCTCACTCCAGCTGGTGCTGGAGAAGATCACCGGCCGCACCGAGGACGTCCTGCTCCGCGAGCAGATCACCGCTCCGCTCGGGATGCACCGCACCCGTTACAACCCGCCGGCCTCCTGGCGGCCGAACATCGCCGCGACCGAGGACGAGCGGCCGCCGTGGTCCGGCCTCGACCGGGGACTCGTCTGGGGCGAGGTGCACGACGAGAACGCGTACAGCCTCGACGGCGTCGCCGGTCACGCAGGGGTCTTCTCCTGCGCCTGGGACCTGGCGGTCCTCGCCCGCACACTCCTCAACGGCGGGGTCTACGGACGCGCGAGGATCCTCTCCGCCCACTCGGTGGACCTGCTGTTCACCGACTTCAACACGGCGTTCCCCGGCGACGCGCACGGCCTCGGCTTCGAGCTCTACCAGCACTGGTACATGGGGGCGATGGCCACCCCGCGCACCGCGGGCCACACCGGGTTCACCGGCACCAGCCTGGTCCTGGACCCGACGACCGACTCGTTCCTGATCGTGCTCGGCAACTCGGTCCACCCGGTGCGCGACTGGCGCTCCGGCAGCGCGCCGCGCGTCGCCACCGCCAACCAGATGGCGCGCGCCGTCGCGGTCCCGCCCGCCCGGGGCCGTACGGCCTGGTTCTCCGGACTGGCCAGCGCGTCATCGGCCACCCTGGCGCTCCCGCCGCTGGCCCTCGCCTCGTCGCGCGCCCGGCTGAGCTGCGCCCTGTGGTGGGACACCGAGCCGGACTCCGACTTCCTGTTCCTTGAGGGGTCCTCGGACGCCGGGACGAGCTGGCGGCCGGTGCCCTTCAGTACCGTTCCGGCGCCGCAGGACCGGCGGCCCCGGCCGGAACCCCATCCGGCCGGCTCCGTCTCCGGCTGGTCGGGCCGGGTCTGGCACCGGCTGGACGCGGACCTGTCGGCCTGGCACGGCACCGAACTGCGGCTGAGGTGGCGGTACGCCACGGACCAGCTGTACGTCGGCCGCGGGGTCTACGTGGACGCGATCCGCGTCGAGGACGGCGGGCGCACGGTCTTCGACGAGGGCCGGGCGGGCGACGCCCACCGCATCGAGGCGAACGGCTGGGCCCCGTCGGCGAACTGA
- a CDS encoding aldo/keto reductase, whose product MNYRTLGRTGIKVSPYCLGAMMFGAAGNRDHDESVRIIHKALDAGVNFVDTADAYSRGESEEIVGKALKGRRDTVVLATKAHLPMGDDPNQQGNSRRWLVRALEDSLRRLGTDHVDLFQIHRPAPDTDVEETLSALTDLVRAGKVRAIGSSTFPASDIVEAQWTAERRGLERFRTEQPPYSILNRGIEREVLPVCERYGMGAMVWSPLAQGLLTGRFRKGAGTDSVRAARGYKHLSDERRIDTVEQLIPVAEEAGMSLTHLAMAFAIAHPGVTSAIIGPRTMEHLDDLLAGEGTVLTDEVLDRIDAIVPPGTDVGALDMAYDPPAIGQAALRRRVPGERSAA is encoded by the coding sequence ATGAACTACCGCACACTGGGCCGAACCGGCATCAAGGTCAGCCCGTACTGCCTCGGCGCGATGATGTTCGGCGCCGCGGGCAACCGCGATCACGACGAATCCGTCCGGATCATCCACAAGGCGCTGGACGCGGGGGTCAACTTCGTCGACACCGCCGACGCCTACTCGCGCGGTGAGTCCGAGGAGATCGTCGGAAAGGCCCTCAAGGGCCGCCGGGACACGGTGGTGCTGGCCACGAAGGCCCACCTCCCGATGGGCGACGACCCCAACCAGCAGGGCAATTCGCGGCGGTGGCTGGTCCGCGCCCTTGAAGACTCCCTGCGCAGGCTGGGCACCGACCACGTCGACCTCTTCCAGATCCACCGGCCCGCCCCCGACACCGACGTGGAGGAGACCCTCTCCGCCCTCACCGACCTGGTGCGCGCGGGCAAGGTCCGCGCCATCGGCTCCTCCACCTTCCCCGCGTCGGACATCGTCGAGGCGCAGTGGACCGCCGAGCGGCGCGGCCTGGAGCGCTTCCGCACCGAGCAGCCGCCGTACTCGATCCTCAACCGGGGGATCGAACGCGAGGTGCTGCCCGTCTGCGAGCGCTACGGCATGGGCGCCATGGTCTGGAGCCCGCTCGCGCAGGGGCTGCTCACCGGCCGCTTCCGCAAGGGCGCCGGGACCGACAGCGTCCGGGCGGCCCGCGGCTACAAGCACCTGAGCGACGAGCGCCGGATCGACACGGTCGAACAGCTCATCCCGGTCGCCGAAGAGGCGGGGATGTCCCTGACCCACCTGGCGATGGCCTTCGCCATCGCCCACCCCGGCGTCACCTCGGCGATCATCGGCCCGCGCACCATGGAGCACCTCGACGACCTGCTCGCCGGTGAGGGGACCGTGCTCACCGACGAGGTCCTCGACCGGATCGACGCCATCGTGCCGCCGGGCACCGACGTCGGGGCGCTCGACATGGCCTACGACCCGCCCGCCATCGGGCAGGCCGCGCTGCGCCGCCGCGTGCCCGGCGAGCGCTCCGCCGCCTGA
- a CDS encoding TetR/AcrR family transcriptional regulator, translating to MHEDTDRESGAGTTGALPGKRLRADARRSTDALLTAAAEVFATSGVDAPVRQITARAGVGAGTLYRHFPQRSDLIAAVFRNEVDACADAAEPLAAQHKPAEALAGWLQRFAVFIGTKRGLGAALHSGDRAYDSLPDYFQQRFVPVLGALLDTAARAGEIRADIGPDDLLRATGNLAMPAHEDGEGHTQRMVALLVDGLRYGAPPQGD from the coding sequence GTGCACGAGGACACGGACCGGGAGAGCGGCGCCGGAACGACCGGGGCGCTGCCCGGCAAGCGCCTGCGCGCCGACGCGCGACGCAGCACCGACGCCCTGCTGACGGCGGCCGCGGAGGTCTTCGCCACCTCGGGGGTCGACGCACCCGTACGCCAGATCACCGCCAGGGCGGGCGTGGGGGCCGGCACCCTCTACCGGCACTTCCCGCAGCGCTCCGACCTCATCGCCGCGGTCTTCCGCAACGAGGTCGACGCCTGCGCCGACGCCGCGGAACCCCTCGCGGCGCAGCACAAGCCGGCCGAGGCGCTCGCCGGATGGCTACAGCGCTTCGCGGTCTTCATCGGCACGAAGCGCGGGCTCGGCGCCGCCCTCCACTCGGGCGACCGGGCCTACGACAGCCTGCCCGACTACTTCCAGCAGCGCTTCGTACCCGTACTCGGCGCACTCCTGGACACCGCGGCGCGAGCCGGTGAGATCCGCGCCGACATCGGCCCGGACGACCTGCTGCGCGCCACGGGCAACCTGGCCATGCCCGCCCACGAGGACGGGGAAGGCCATACGCAGCGGATGGTCGCGCTGCTCGTCGACGGGCTGCGCTACGGCGCCCCGCCCCAGGGAGACTGA
- a CDS encoding LacI family DNA-binding transcriptional regulator — MSGVTIHQVAEAAGVSASTVSNVLNGRTDRMQAATLARVEQVIEQLSYRPNRAARMLRTGRIKVIGLIVPSVANPFWGSLARELEAIALTEGYHVLLCNSERDPARELKYSEELLADGVSGVVLCSSLPSLDHVAPLLGRGLKMIAFDRTAQAGDPPSLSSISVDNAMGAELATRHLLELGHRRLAFVSGSVNSVNRRERLRGFRAALESAGLDPADAIVWPGADTAEFGDKDAAELGRNAARELLGRPRPPTAFVAINDMCAIGICRGAKDAGRSAGQDVSVVGFDDILLADLFEPPLTTVRQPLPEMAAETFQQLRARIDSAPVAGRSLLIRPRLVVRKSTAQAPAEATVPASRARTGEAAAPTAGARG; from the coding sequence ATGAGCGGGGTAACGATCCATCAGGTCGCGGAGGCCGCGGGTGTATCCGCGAGCACCGTGTCGAACGTCCTCAACGGGCGTACGGACCGTATGCAGGCGGCCACCCTGGCCCGCGTGGAGCAGGTGATCGAGCAGCTCAGCTACCGGCCCAACCGTGCGGCGCGGATGCTGCGCACCGGCCGGATCAAGGTCATCGGCCTGATCGTGCCGTCCGTCGCCAACCCCTTCTGGGGGTCGCTCGCCCGCGAGCTGGAGGCCATCGCGCTGACCGAGGGCTACCACGTACTGCTCTGCAACAGTGAGCGCGACCCGGCCCGCGAACTCAAGTACAGCGAGGAACTGCTGGCCGACGGGGTGAGCGGCGTGGTGCTCTGCTCCTCGCTGCCCTCGCTCGACCATGTCGCGCCGCTGCTCGGACGCGGCCTGAAGATGATCGCGTTCGACCGCACCGCCCAGGCGGGGGACCCTCCCTCGCTGTCCTCCATCAGCGTCGACAACGCGATGGGCGCCGAGCTCGCCACCCGTCACCTGCTTGAGCTGGGACACCGCAGGCTGGCGTTCGTCTCCGGCTCGGTCAACAGTGTCAACCGCCGCGAGCGGCTGCGCGGGTTCCGGGCCGCCCTGGAGTCGGCCGGCCTCGACCCCGCCGACGCGATCGTCTGGCCCGGCGCCGACACCGCCGAGTTCGGTGACAAGGACGCAGCCGAACTGGGCCGCAACGCCGCCCGCGAGCTCCTCGGCCGGCCGCGACCGCCCACCGCGTTCGTCGCCATCAACGACATGTGCGCGATCGGGATCTGCCGGGGCGCGAAGGACGCCGGGCGCAGCGCCGGGCAGGACGTCTCCGTGGTCGGGTTCGACGACATCCTGCTCGCCGACCTCTTCGAGCCACCGCTCACCACGGTCCGCCAGCCGCTGCCGGAGATGGCCGCCGAGACGTTTCAGCAGCTGCGCGCGCGCATCGACTCCGCGCCGGTCGCGGGGCGTTCGCTGCTGATCAGGCCGAGGCTCGTCGTACGGAAGTCGACCGCGCAGGCGCCCGCGGAAGCGACGGTGCCGGCGAGCCGGGCCCGCACCGGTGAGGCGGCGGCTCCGACGGCGGGGGCGCGCGGCTGA